From a region of the Zingiber officinale cultivar Zhangliang chromosome 4B, Zo_v1.1, whole genome shotgun sequence genome:
- the LOC121978709 gene encoding uncharacterized protein LOC121978709 — protein sequence MTTTIASATGPTKTTPLVTPRVCFSFAAYAKAVVAHLRASGVPIAPGLSHDEFAAVESAYGFEFPPDIRSVLREGLPVGPGFPNWRSASRQQLRLLLGLPAAAILREVSAGDFWPTSWAPRPENPSSSSDAREFLRRAPTLVPIYRQFYIPASPCLAGNPVFYVRGGDVKLAGLDLADFFRRERPRGWAAGAPVPAWAATSARRVDFWTDLAEEAAWRERERICSPWEARVEQLLQEARQRLKEAGWAEEEVAEMIAPASDAPAVGDSPCSEIRGEGGVLRHVKLLSLALLRGGWSAGEVVESMGWTTKRAAAVEAGHKSISASKRPESKWLFSELKK from the coding sequence ATGACGACGACGATCGCCTCGGCGACCGGTCCGACGAAGACGACTCCGCTCGTCACGCCTAGAGTGTGCTTCTCCTTTGCGGCCTACGCCAAGGCGGTCGTTGCGCACCTCCGCGCTTCCGGCGTCCCCATCGCCCCCGGCCTCTCCCACGACGAGTTCGCCGCCGTCGAGTCCGCCTACGGCTTCGAGTTCCCCCCAGACATCCGTTCCGTTCTCCGCGAGGGCCTCCCCGTCGGCCCTGGCTTCCCCAACTGGCGCTCTGCCTCGCGGCAGCAGCTCCGCCTCCTCCTCGGCCTCCCAGCCGCCGCAATCCTCCGCGAGGTCTCCGCCGGGGACTTCTGGCCCACTTCGTGGGCGCCCCGCCCTGAGAACCCCAGTTCCTCTTCCGATGCGAGGGAATTCCTCCGCCGCGCCCCGACGCTGGTCCCTATTTACCGGCAATTCTACATTCCGGCGTCGCCCTGCCTCGCCGGAAACCCGGTCTTCTACGTCCGTGGAGGAGACGTGAAGCTTGCGGGACTGGACCTAGCGGACTTCTTCCGGAGGGAGCGGCCGCGAGGCTGGGCTGCAGGCGCACCGGTGCCGGCGTGGGCGGCGACGTCCGCGAGGAGGGTGGACTTTTGGACGGATCTGGCCGAGGAGGCCGCGTGGCGGGAGAGGGAACGAATCTGCTCGCCGTGGGAGGCGAGGGTGGAGCAGCTGCTACAGGAGGCGAGGCAGCGGCTGAAAGAAGCCGGGTGGGCCGAAGAGGAGGTGGCGGAAATGATCGCACCGGCATCGGACGCTCCAGCCGTCGGTGACTCCCCGTGCTCAGAGATAAGGGGCGAGGGCGGCGTGCTGCGCCACGTGAAGCTTCTCTCCCTTGCGTTGCTCCGCGGCGGTTGGAGCGCCGGCGAGGTGGTGGAGTCAATGGGGTGGACGACGAAGAGAGCGGCGGCCGTAGAGGCGGGACACAAATCGATCAGCGCGTCTAAGCGACCCGAATCAAAATGGCTCTTTTccgaattaaaaaaataa